The Neovison vison isolate M4711 chromosome 5, ASM_NN_V1, whole genome shotgun sequence genome includes a region encoding these proteins:
- the GPALPP1 gene encoding GPALPP motifs-containing protein 1 — MARDLIGPALPPGFKARGTAEDEDRDPSPVAGPALPPNYKSSSSESSDSDEDSSSLYEENQESEDDDSGPVARKQRRNQDDDDDDDEGFFGPALPPGFKKQDDSPPRPIIGPALPPGFIKSTQKSDKGRDDPGQQVSSYFNSEETDSSEDEDIVGPMPAKGPVNYSVTTEFEKRAQRMKEKLTKGDNDSSKPMTRESWMTELPPEMKDFGLGPRTFKRRADDKSGDRSVWTDTPADREKKAKETQEARKSFNKKDEEHTLSGREKRLAEQVSSYNESKRSESLMDIHHKKLKNKAAEEKNKPQERIPFDRDKDLKVNRFDEAQKKALIKKSRELNTRFSHGKGSMFL, encoded by the exons TTGCAGGACCAGCTCTGCCCCCTAATTATAAAAGCAGTAGCTCGGAGTCCTCAGACAGTGATGAGGACAGTAGTTcattatatgaagaaaatcaagAATCTGAAGACGATGACAGTGGTCCAGTGGCAAG aaaacagaggagaaatcaaGATGACGACGACGATGATGATGAAGGGTTTTTTGGACCAGCTCTTCCTCCTGGATTTAAAAAGCAGGATGATTCTCCTCCAAG gccTATTATAGGTCCTGCACTACCACCTGGTTTTATTAAATCTACTCAGAAAAGTGACAAAGGCAGAGATGATCCAGGACAACAAGTATCATCATATTTCAACTCTGAG gaaacagaTAGCAGTGAAGATGAGGACATTGTTGGACCAATGCCTGCCAAAGGACCAGTTAACTATAGCGTCACAACAGAGTTTGAAAAAAGGGCCCAGCGAATGAAAGAGAAACTGACCAAAGGAGACAAT GATTCATCTAAACCAATGACAAGAGAGTCATGGATGACTGAGCTTCCTCCAGAAATGAAAGACTTTGGTCTTGGGCCCAGAACTTTTAAGAGAAGGGCCGATGACAAATCTGGAGATCGATCAGTCTGGACAGACACTCCAGCAGACAGGGAGAAGAAAGCCAAG GAAACACAAGAAGCAAGGAAATCATTTAATAAGAAGGATGAAGAACATACATTGtcaggaagggaaaagagatTGGCTGAGCAGGTATCCTCTTACAAT GAATCAAAAAGATCAGAATCTCTTATGGACATTcatcataaaaaattaaagaataaagctgctgaagaaaaaaataagccccAAGAAAGAATACCATTTGACCGTGATAAAGATCTCAAGGTTAATCGGTTTGATGAAGCTCAGAAAAAAGCTCTGATAAAGAAATCTAGAGAACTAAACACCAGATTTTCACATGGCAAAGGCAGTATGTTTTTATAA